The Methylomonas sp. UP202 DNA window CAATTACAGGCTAAGTTAAAAACCATCGAGATCTATGAGGCGGATATTCAAATCGCCAAGCTCGAACGGGAATTATTGAAGATCAAACCGGTGATCGAAAGTCCCGAGCCTGAAGTCAAAAAACCTCGGCGCTCGAAAAAGCAATCGGTTGCGGTTTCTGACCCAGCGGCCCAGAAAATTCCGCATCAGGTATCCCAATTACGGGCGGCACTGAAAGGCAATGGTTTATCAGTGCCGGTCAGTGAGTCTGTCCGCCATTGAAAACCGCAAGCGTCGCGCCGGTTTGTGTCATCACGGTGCGTACCGGCCTGGCCAACTCAAGCTTGGGTTCGTCAAAAAGAAAGCCTTCCGGCAGCAGCGATTGGAGATCCACAAAGGTTTCCCGTCTCAATTGCCGGATATTGCTCAACAACGCCCAGGCTCGCTTCGGATCCTCGATGTTTTGCAAAACATCGGCTTCCGCGGCGTCCAACTTGGTCAAAATGGTTTTGCAAAGATTTAACTCATTCAGTCTGGGATCGAGTGGTATTGCCATCGATTTTCGTACTGGTTGCGTGCTCTCAGTCTGCTTAGGACTGAGGAAATCAAAAATGCGCAAAATATCGTCAAACATGGCTATTTCTCTGCTTTTTAATGAGTTTTAGTCACCATATACCGATTTTTATGCGAATTCAACCCCGATGTGTGAGCCGATTTTCGGCTTTATTCAGCGATTTTTACCTGCAGGAACCTCATCCTGCCGGGTGGTCGTTCCTGTGTTTTTTGGAGGAAATGACCATGACATTAATCGAACAACCAAGCATTACCGCAACGCAGACCGAAGCCAGCACGGTTCGCTATCTGAATCAGTACCGCTGCCCTTACTGCCAAACCGAATGGCAGGATGGTTGGGATTGTGGCTGTAACGATCGCTGCCCGGACTGTAACAAGGAAATTCAACCTTATGAAAGCGCATGGATCGAGGGCGAATCGGCGAAAATCGAATTGCCAGTCGAAGACCCAGCCTCAGACTATGTCACGGCGGAGGAAGTGAATCGGCTATTTGTAGTCTCCTACGAGATCGACTATGTGCACCGGGTGTCAGTAGGAATCACCGCAGATAGTCCAGAAATGGCACAACAGTTTGCCGAGCAGGCATTCAATGACGCCACGATTTGGGATGACACCGCTGCCATGCCGTTATTGTCCGATGAATATCATGAAGCAGAGGGTGAAAGCCTAGTCTGGGAATGCGTTGCTGTTGCAGAGTTGCCAGAGCCGGATTATTCGGTACGGCAATTGAAGAAGGAGCAAGCGGCCATGCAAGTTTGCCGTGGATTGGTTGAAGCCTATCAACAAGGCGAAACCAACGGCGGCAGTATCGATTGGAGTGACTTGGATCAGTTGATTCCTGTGGCATTGCGAGCCTTGGGAAAAACAGCGTTGGAAATCCAATCCTAATAAATACTGCGCGTTACTTAGACGCGTAATTCTTAAAAACCTGAGCCAGCCCAGTCAACGACTTGGCACTCATTTTTATCCACCTACACGGGAATGTCCTATTCCCGCTGGGGAATCGTGATGTTTCCGTTTTTTTTGAGGACAACATCATGAACGCACACATCTTTGAACACACCTTCGGTACGGGTCATTGCATCCAATATCAGCGTTTGCCATCGGGCACCTGCTACCACGCCGACACACCGGAACCGGTGGTTGATTTGTTGGAACAGCTTCGCCATAGCCGACGCAAAATTCGGCTTTATTACGGCGATCCCCAAACAGGTCAATCCTGGCTTGATGAGCACGATGTCATCGGTTGGATTGGTCGCTCGATGGGCACGATCAAAGTGCCGCTGTTGATCGAACCCGGCGATATCGGTGGTCCGGCATTGCTGGATCAGTGCATCGTTCGCATTGATAGCCCGCGCCAGGTGCTTTACCAACACGATGAATTTCGGGTTGGCAAGGTGGAACTGGTCAGAGGTGAGCTTAAACGCTTGCCGTGGGAAATCTGGATCGACAGTGTCGTACATGCCCGGTTCAAAGTAAAAACCGAAGCCCGGCAGTATCAGGACTTCATACAAGGCAAGCGGTTCGCGTTGATCTGACGCGCCGCTATTTTTGACACTCGGTTTAGCCGAGTTTTTTCACTATACCCCTGAGGGATGATTCTATCCCGCCAGGGATAAATCGGTCGTCAGGGGTCTCATCGGAGATCACCATGATAGACAATCATCAATATTATCCAACGCCTGAAGCTTTGAGCATCAAGGCTTGGGAAACCTTCAAGAACCGGCAGTTCGTTCGGATATTGGAGCCCTCTGCAGGCGAAGGACATTTATTAAAACCTCGACCTTACAACCGCTGGCAGCAAATTCCAGTCGATTGCATTGAAATCGATATCAGTAAACACCCGATCTTGCGTTCGCTTGGGTTTTCGGTGGTGGGTATGGATTTTATGCAGTTTAAAAGCGGCAGTCTGTATTCCCATGTGTTGATGAATCCCCCGTTCGCCGACGGCGCACAGCATGTGCTGAAGGCTTGGGAGATTTTATTCGACGGTGAGATCGTAGCCATACTCAATGCTGAAACCTTGAAAAATCCGTTTTCCAAGGAACGAAAGCATTTGCTCCGATTGATTGAGCAGTTTGGCGAAGTGGAATACTTGTCGGAAATGTTTGCCGGTCAGGGTGCCGAGCGCAAAACGGATGTGGAAATCGCGCTGATCTGGCTGAAGAAAACCTCAACGTTCGAAGAAGAGCTGTTAGGCAACATCCTCGATGACTTACGTCGCGATCAAGTGAGCGCTGAGAGTTTGGCCGGCGATGGCCAGCCCATCCATGAACTGGCGTTAGCCAATGCCTTTATCGACAATGCGGTGCTGATGTTCAATGCCGCCGTCGAAGCGGCCCGGCAATCGGCATTTAGTGAAGCGCGCGCCATGCGCTATCGCAAAATGCTGGGGCAAACGCTCGGTGAATTGAATAGCGATGCGGCGATCAAATCCACGCAGTCGACGCTGGATTGGGTGAAGAATCAGCTTTATACCGATTACAGCGACCTGAAAGATCGTGCCTGGTCTGGTATTTTGCGTTCCACGCAAGTCACCTCGCGGTTATCGTCGGCGGCGCAAAAACGGCTGGAGTCGGATTTCGAGACGATTAAGTCACTGGAATTCACCGTACCGAATATCTACGGTTTTTTACAAGGCATCATCGATCAGCAAGGCGATATTCAGCTAAGCATGGTCTGCGATGTGTTCGACCTGATCACCCGCTACCACAGTGACAACACGGTGTTTTATATGGGCTGGAAGTCCAACGATAAACATCGCACGCTGGGCATGCGCATCAAAACCACCCGTTTTGTCATTCCGGGTCATGCCACCGAATCGTATCAAAACGATTTGTCGTGGGAGTCTCAACGGATGCTGGCGGATTTTGACAAAGTGTTTGCGATGCTGGATGGCAAGTATGAAGCGGCCGTGGGACTGGAATCGGTTTTCCGAAATCACTTCCATGCCCTGCGAACCGGGCAACGGATTAGCGGCAGCTATTTTGATGTTCGCTACTATCCGGGCGTAGGCACGATTCATTTCTTCCCCAGCAATAAAACGCTGATTGATCGGATGAATCGTCTGGTTGGCAATCATCGCCGTTGGCTACCGCCGGCGGAAACCAAAGCAGGAACCGGTTTTTGGCAGCAGTTCGACCAAGCGGAAAAACTTGATAAAGCCTTCCGTACCGAAGTCAGTAAACACGGTAAACGGGATGGTCGGCGTTATCACTTTGATCCATTTTGGGCGGTCAGATACGGCGGTGAATCGGAACGTGAGCGTGGCAATGCCATGCTGACCCAAGCGATGAGCACCGTATTGGCGAATCATGGCATCGATCCCGATAGTTTGCTGGATAGCGATCAATACGGTATCCGGCAATTGGATTGGGATGGCCTGCCTGATAGCCATTTGGCTTTCGCTTCATAGCCAGCGCACAAAATCTAAAGTAAGTCTTTTACATACTCAGTATCACCCGCCTCGGGGAGATGAACAGCTCTCCCCAAGGGGATAATCTGTCTCATGTCCTCGGGGCTTTTTTATACCCGGAGATAACACATGAACACACAAACCAACGAAGTCGCGATGAAAGTCAACCAGGCCAATTTGGTCAAAAGTCTGCGCTTCAGCTTCACCAACAAAACCACGGTGCTCGGCGAGCTCATCCAAAATGCACGCCGGGCCAATGCCGCCATGGTGGTGATTAACTTTTGTCCTGAAACCAAAACCCTTCAAGTGTTGGATGATGGCTGCGGTATCGACTCGATGGCCACGCTACTAACAGTCGCTGAATCCGGTTGGGATGCAGACGTGGTTGCCCATGAGCATCCGTTCGGAATCGGCTTTCTATCGGCACTGTTTGCCTGTCGGCGCATCAGCGTCATCAGCAAAAGCGGATCAATTGACGTCGAAACCGACCACATTTTGGCATTTAAACCGGTGACGATCACGCCAGTCCACGACTGGAACGGCATCACTAGCATTACCTTGCATGATGTGACGCTGGAGATTGGACAATTGGCCACCACGCTGAAACGCTTGACGCGCGGTTTCCCGATTCCAGTGCTATTCAACGATCAATTGCTTGAGCGTTCTTGTGCGCTGGATAGCGGATTGAGCTTTGTTGACACCGAGGTCGGCAAGATTTATTTGCATGGCATGGACCAACCCAATGGGGCGCAGTATGAGTTCGATGTCTATCTGCAAGGTTTGCCCATTTATACCTCGCACAGCTACACATCGCATCGCCATATCGTTCATCTGGATTCTTCCCGTTTTCACGCCCGCTTGCCGGATCGTGACAAGCTGGTCGATGAAGCGGATGTCATCAAACGGATTAAAGCGGTTCTGGCACAAACCATCGAACAACGGTTTATTCAGATGAAAGCCATTCTGTCTGCCGAAGCGTTTGTGGGCTTTTATGAAATGCTGAGGCATTGGGAGCTGTTGAGGTTACTCAACGACGTGCCTGTCGTGCCACCTGAAGCCTTACGCGAAATCATTGCCTATCCGGTTTGCGATACCGAAGTTTTTGATAACTTTGAGCAGCGACCGGAAAAAGCCATGTCCCGTGCAGAAATTATGGCCCGCGGCATCGTCTCGATTGATGATGACATCAAACAGGACGGTGCCGGGCGTTATTTGTTTGCCTGGAACCGTGATTATTTGCTGTACCAAGGCACGCTGGATAAAGACCATTGGCTTCATTCACTGGTTCGGCATCTCAATGATGAAGAGCTGGTGATTGAAACGGTCAATGAAAGCCATCAGGCCCAATTTCAAGGTGATTGGTGTTGGGTCTGCGTGCGTTTTTGCGATGCTTACCGAATCCGGCTTGGGCAGGATGTTGTTGAAATCAGGGATGAGGCTTGCTACCAAGGCCAGGAAAACGCCGATGACATCATTGTGCCCAAAGGCGATTGCTCGGCTCAGGTATTGCAACAAATGGCCAGCTTCAGAAGCGAATACGATGAATTTCAGGAATCGACCTTTGAAAGCGATTCGGATGCCTTCATCGCCTTTGTGGTGGCCAATACCGCTAGTGATCCAGCCAATGCTATGCAACGCTTGTTGCCGGATTTTTGCGGTTGTCCTGCGCTGTATGGCAAAGCCTTCGTGGTGGAGTTGGATCAGCAAGGCAAACCGGCATCGGTGATAGCGTATCCGGTTCAATCCGGTCAAACGCAAACACTCGAAGCAGGCATGGCTAGTTAAGTCTCTTTCAATACAAGAGCGCGTTATCCAGTCGGATAATTGCGCTCATTTTCATTACCGAAAATGAGAACAAGCTACTGGTTCTATGTCCACCCTAAAAGGGCTGATATGCACCTTCGAAATGCTATCTATCTACCAGTAACCGCCCGCAACGCGTGATTCGATCGAAACTAAACACATGCTCTCTCGGGCTTTCATAACATCGCCCCACCAATCTGCGCAGGTAATCCGGTTCGCCTTTTTCGAGATAAATAGTGGCGCCACAAATTGGGCATGCGGCCGAATAACGGACTAACCGAACCACTCTTAAATCCCCGTCTCGTAGCAGTTCGAACTGCGCAGACTGTTCATAAAAATTTGTGAAGAGTTCATGGGCTACGACAATTCGATCATCCAACAATAACACCCAAGGCTTGATGATAGAGACCCAGGAACCATAGGGAATCGCGAAAATACTAATCAGTAATGTCAAATCTTGCGTTGTCACCGGCCTGGGCACGGATAACGATAACCATCCAGCATAGGCAATTAACAACGCGAATCCAGCTATGATTGCGAGCCAGCCCAATATAACCCAGACATGCCATTGTCTTAATTCGATTTGTCCACGCCGAAATAACCAACTCGCGATCCAACTGGGCTTGACTTCACCTAGTTCAGTCATTTGATAGCAGGCTTTCAATTCGGCTGCATGGTTGCCGTCTATCCGATCGTTCTCAATCGCTTGGTCTTCTTCCGTAATTTCCGGGATCGGTTCCGCCTTGATATAGAACGTCGTGTGTCGTCCAGGGCCTCCCTTTGTGCTTTTGCGATCTGGCTTTGGATAGCGAGGCAATCCACGCTTACGGGCAAACTCGATGATTTGGGGCTCGCGGGTTTCGCAATATTTCTTCAATGAACCCGGCCAGTCTATCCATTTTTTAGGTTCGGCACTTTCTAAGGTTTCATCAACAGCGGCGACGATTTCTTCGGCAGTGAAACGTCGCTTCGACTCTTCGAATTCAGCTTTCTTTAACGATTCCTGGGCTAACGCGCGCAATATGCGGTGGC harbors:
- a CDS encoding DUF4942 domain-containing protein, translated to MIDNHQYYPTPEALSIKAWETFKNRQFVRILEPSAGEGHLLKPRPYNRWQQIPVDCIEIDISKHPILRSLGFSVVGMDFMQFKSGSLYSHVLMNPPFADGAQHVLKAWEILFDGEIVAILNAETLKNPFSKERKHLLRLIEQFGEVEYLSEMFAGQGAERKTDVEIALIWLKKTSTFEEELLGNILDDLRRDQVSAESLAGDGQPIHELALANAFIDNAVLMFNAAVEAARQSAFSEARAMRYRKMLGQTLGELNSDAAIKSTQSTLDWVKNQLYTDYSDLKDRAWSGILRSTQVTSRLSSAAQKRLESDFETIKSLEFTVPNIYGFLQGIIDQQGDIQLSMVCDVFDLITRYHSDNTVFYMGWKSNDKHRTLGMRIKTTRFVIPGHATESYQNDLSWESQRMLADFDKVFAMLDGKYEAAVGLESVFRNHFHALRTGQRISGSYFDVRYYPGVGTIHFFPSNKTLIDRMNRLVGNHRRWLPPAETKAGTGFWQQFDQAEKLDKAFRTEVSKHGKRDGRRYHFDPFWAVRYGGESERERGNAMLTQAMSTVLANHGIDPDSLLDSDQYGIRQLDWDGLPDSHLAFAS
- a CDS encoding ATP-binding protein, giving the protein MKVNQANLVKSLRFSFTNKTTVLGELIQNARRANAAMVVINFCPETKTLQVLDDGCGIDSMATLLTVAESGWDADVVAHEHPFGIGFLSALFACRRISVISKSGSIDVETDHILAFKPVTITPVHDWNGITSITLHDVTLEIGQLATTLKRLTRGFPIPVLFNDQLLERSCALDSGLSFVDTEVGKIYLHGMDQPNGAQYEFDVYLQGLPIYTSHSYTSHRHIVHLDSSRFHARLPDRDKLVDEADVIKRIKAVLAQTIEQRFIQMKAILSAEAFVGFYEMLRHWELLRLLNDVPVVPPEALREIIAYPVCDTEVFDNFEQRPEKAMSRAEIMARGIVSIDDDIKQDGAGRYLFAWNRDYLLYQGTLDKDHWLHSLVRHLNDEELVIETVNESHQAQFQGDWCWVCVRFCDAYRIRLGQDVVEIRDEACYQGQENADDIIVPKGDCSAQVLQQMASFRSEYDEFQESTFESDSDAFIAFVVANTASDPANAMQRLLPDFCGCPALYGKAFVVELDQQGKPASVIAYPVQSGQTQTLEAGMAS